The following proteins are co-located in the Pedosphaera parvula Ellin514 genome:
- the sufT gene encoding putative Fe-S cluster assembly protein SufT translates to MNSNEPVTLKRDCEASVIPVGTKVSLLAGEQAYITQSLGGSYTVIVNGNMFRIDGKDADALGLEVEAPTRRVPTSTTYGPITQEKLDTEVWNQLRSCYDPEIPVNIVDLGLVYDCKIEPIPGASESFRVDVKMTLTAPGCGMGPTLQADVQNKLLSLEGVDDVNVELVWEPQWNQGMLTEAAKLQLGLM, encoded by the coding sequence ATGAACAGCAACGAACCAGTCACATTGAAGCGCGATTGCGAGGCTTCGGTTATCCCGGTGGGAACGAAGGTTTCCTTGTTGGCCGGCGAGCAAGCCTACATTACTCAATCACTGGGCGGCAGTTACACGGTGATCGTGAATGGCAATATGTTCCGCATCGATGGCAAGGATGCGGATGCCCTGGGATTGGAAGTGGAGGCGCCGACGAGACGCGTCCCGACCTCAACCACCTATGGGCCCATCACGCAGGAAAAGCTGGATACGGAAGTATGGAATCAGTTGCGCAGTTGCTACGACCCGGAAATTCCGGTGAACATTGTCGATCTCGGGCTGGTTTACGATTGCAAGATTGAACCGATTCCCGGCGCGTCAGAAAGCTTTCGAGTGGATGTGAAGATGACTTTAACGGCGCCAGGTTGCGGCATGGGCCCCACCTTGCAAGCGGATGTGCAAAACAAGTTGCTCTCCCTTGAAGGGGTGGATGATGTGAATGTGGAACTGGTGTGGGAGCCGCAATGGAATCAGGGCATGCTCACTGAAGCCGCCAAGCTGCAACTAGGGCTGATGTAA
- the sufU gene encoding Fe-S cluster assembly sulfur transfer protein SufU — protein sequence MSEDLDDLYQQVILDHCKSPRNFHTLEGANRKGEGYNPLCGDNYTVFLKMNGDTVEDAAFQGSGCCISKASASLLTSIIKGKSKAEVKELFKKVHTMVTTGEVDDEGVGKLAVFAGVHKFPARVKCAILSWHAAVAAVEGQDGPVTTENENT from the coding sequence ATGTCTGAAGATTTGGATGATTTATATCAGCAAGTGATCCTGGATCACTGCAAATCACCGCGCAATTTCCACACGTTGGAAGGGGCGAATCGCAAGGGCGAAGGTTACAATCCGCTCTGTGGCGATAATTACACCGTCTTTCTGAAAATGAATGGCGATACCGTGGAGGATGCAGCTTTCCAAGGCTCAGGCTGTTGCATTTCCAAGGCTTCGGCATCATTGCTCACCAGCATCATCAAAGGCAAAAGCAAAGCTGAGGTGAAGGAATTGTTCAAGAAGGTGCACACGATGGTGACTACCGGGGAGGTGGATGATGAAGGGGTGGGCAAGTTGGCGGTGTTCGCGGGTGTCCATAAATTTCCAGCGCGCGTCAAATGTGCGATCCTTTCCTGGCACGCAGCAGTGGCCGCAGTGGAGGGTCAGGATGGACCGGTGACGACGGAAAACGAGAACACATAG